A stretch of DNA from Desmonostoc muscorum LEGE 12446:
AGTAGTTTATCTTGTCCTTTGGTGTCAGAAACTTATCCGGTATGGACAAATTGCTTCCAGAACAGCTGGTCAAAAGCATTTATCAGGAACTACTGCCTAGATTACAAATTGAAAGTGTTAATCCCCGTAATCCCATTCAGGTCAGCTATCTTCCACACCCTTGGCGGCTGCTTGGTAAAGGAAATTATGCCGCAGTAGTTTATCACCCCGATTCCCCTAAGTGTGTAGTTAAAATTTATGCCCCAGGACGACCAGGCTTTGAAGAGGAGGTAGAAGTCTACCGTCGTCTAGGTTCTCATCCGGCATTTTCTGAGTGTTTGTACGCCAAAGATAGCTTTCTAATTTTGAAACGGCTTTATGGAACAACTTTGTACGATTGTATGCACTTAGGTTTACCGATTCCCAAGCAGGTGATAAGAGACATCGATGAAGCTCTTGACTATGCCCGACGTTGCTCCCTCCACCCTCATGATGTCCACGGTCGTAATGTCATGATGCACCAGGGTAGAGGGTTAGTTGTAGACATTTCAGATTTCATGCATCTTGAAGCCTGTTCAAAATGGAATGACTTGAAAAAGGCTTATTACTGGTTATATCGTCCCGTGTTGTGCCCATTTCGATTGCGTGTACCATACTCGGCTTTAGATATGC
This window harbors:
- a CDS encoding serine/threonine protein kinase; the protein is MDKLLPEQLVKSIYQELLPRLQIESVNPRNPIQVSYLPHPWRLLGKGNYAAVVYHPDSPKCVVKIYAPGRPGFEEEVEVYRRLGSHPAFSECLYAKDSFLILKRLYGTTLYDCMHLGLPIPKQVIRDIDEALDYARRCSLHPHDVHGRNVMMHQGRGLVVDISDFMHLEACSKWNDLKKAYYWLYRPVLCPFRLRVPYSALDMLRKSYHLVTSFKTSCCQLVLRLTRFKYLKR